In Sparus aurata chromosome 2, fSpaAur1.1, whole genome shotgun sequence, a single genomic region encodes these proteins:
- the hmbsa gene encoding hydroxymethylbilane synthase a isoform X2 encodes MSEEASSSDGNGKVSRVIRIGTRKSQLARIQTDSVAAKLKELYPDVHLEIVGMSTTGDKILDTALSKIGEKSLFTKELENALERNEVDLVVHSLKDLPTTLPPGFTIGAVLERENPHDAVVLHPKHVGKTLETLPENSVIGTSSLRRAAQLKKRFPQLEFKDIRGNLNTRLKKLDEKEDYAAIILAAAGLRRMGWDNRISQILGPEDCMYAVGQGALAVEVRARDADILEMVSVLHHPETVLRCIAERAFLRHLEGGCSVPVAVHTEVKDSQLYLTGAVYSLDGSDSLKETMQTGVAAADKKSQEEVDEGVQRVGVTASKISGEAQNKAERLGVDLAKLLLSKGAKEILTVARQLNDAR; translated from the exons ATGTCGGAGGAAGCAAGTTCATCG GATGGTAATGGCAAGGTCAGTCGAGTCATCCGGATCGGAACGCGCAAGAGCCAG CTGGCTCGCATCCAGACTGACAGCGTGGCGGCCAAGTTGAAAGAATTGTATCCAGATGTCCACTTGGAAATAG TTGGCATGTCAACGACCGGAGACAAAATCCTCGACACCGCTTTGTCAAAG ATTGGAGAGAAGAGTTTGTTCACCAAAGAGTTGGAGAATGCTCTGGAGAGGAATGA GGTCGATCTGGTTGTTCACTCACTGAAAGACCTCCCCACCACTCTGCCTCCAGGATTCACCATCGGGGCTGTGCTTGA GAGAGAAAACCCCCATGATGCAGTGGTCCTTCACCCAAAACACGTGGGTAAAACTCTGGAGACTCTGCCAGAAAACAG tGTGATCGGCACCAGTTCACTGCGCCGTGCTGCTCAGCTGAAGAAGAGATTCCCCCAACTGGAATTCAAAGATATT CGTGGGAACCTGAACACGCGTTTGAAGAAGCTCGATGAAAAGGAGGACTATGCTGCCATTAtcctggctgctgcaggtctccGGAGAATGGGCTGGGATAACCGGATCAGCCAG ATCCTGGGGCCTGAAGACTGCATGTACGCTGTTGGACAG GGGGCTCTAGCAGTAGAGGTTCGCGCCAGAGATGCAGACATCTTGGAGATGGTGTCCGTCCTCCATCACCCTGAAACTGTGCTGCGCTGCATAGCTGAGAGAGCTTTCCTCAGGCACCTg GAGGGTGGCTGCAGTGTTCCAGTGGCTGTACACACTGAAGTGAAGGACTCTCAG CTCTACCTGACGGGGGCAGTGTACAGCCTGGACGGGTCAGACAGCCTGAAGGAAACCATGCAGACTGGcgttgctgctgctgataaaaag AGCCAAGAGGAGGTGGACGAGGGCGTCCAGCGAGTGGGTGTCACAGCCAGCAAGATCTCTGGTGAAGCCCAGAACAAGGCCGAGCGGCTGGGGGTCGACCTGGCCAAATTACTGCTGAGCAAAGGAGCCAAGGAGATCCTGACGGTGGCCAGGCAGCTCAACGACGCCAGATAA
- the hmbsa gene encoding hydroxymethylbilane synthase a isoform X1, translating to MEEGPYKYIRDGNGKVSRVIRIGTRKSQLARIQTDSVAAKLKELYPDVHLEIVGMSTTGDKILDTALSKIGEKSLFTKELENALERNEVDLVVHSLKDLPTTLPPGFTIGAVLERENPHDAVVLHPKHVGKTLETLPENSVIGTSSLRRAAQLKKRFPQLEFKDIRGNLNTRLKKLDEKEDYAAIILAAAGLRRMGWDNRISQILGPEDCMYAVGQGALAVEVRARDADILEMVSVLHHPETVLRCIAERAFLRHLEGGCSVPVAVHTEVKDSQLYLTGAVYSLDGSDSLKETMQTGVAAADKKSQEEVDEGVQRVGVTASKISGEAQNKAERLGVDLAKLLLSKGAKEILTVARQLNDAR from the exons ATGGAGGAAGGACCTTACAAGTACATCAGG GATGGTAATGGCAAGGTCAGTCGAGTCATCCGGATCGGAACGCGCAAGAGCCAG CTGGCTCGCATCCAGACTGACAGCGTGGCGGCCAAGTTGAAAGAATTGTATCCAGATGTCCACTTGGAAATAG TTGGCATGTCAACGACCGGAGACAAAATCCTCGACACCGCTTTGTCAAAG ATTGGAGAGAAGAGTTTGTTCACCAAAGAGTTGGAGAATGCTCTGGAGAGGAATGA GGTCGATCTGGTTGTTCACTCACTGAAAGACCTCCCCACCACTCTGCCTCCAGGATTCACCATCGGGGCTGTGCTTGA GAGAGAAAACCCCCATGATGCAGTGGTCCTTCACCCAAAACACGTGGGTAAAACTCTGGAGACTCTGCCAGAAAACAG tGTGATCGGCACCAGTTCACTGCGCCGTGCTGCTCAGCTGAAGAAGAGATTCCCCCAACTGGAATTCAAAGATATT CGTGGGAACCTGAACACGCGTTTGAAGAAGCTCGATGAAAAGGAGGACTATGCTGCCATTAtcctggctgctgcaggtctccGGAGAATGGGCTGGGATAACCGGATCAGCCAG ATCCTGGGGCCTGAAGACTGCATGTACGCTGTTGGACAG GGGGCTCTAGCAGTAGAGGTTCGCGCCAGAGATGCAGACATCTTGGAGATGGTGTCCGTCCTCCATCACCCTGAAACTGTGCTGCGCTGCATAGCTGAGAGAGCTTTCCTCAGGCACCTg GAGGGTGGCTGCAGTGTTCCAGTGGCTGTACACACTGAAGTGAAGGACTCTCAG CTCTACCTGACGGGGGCAGTGTACAGCCTGGACGGGTCAGACAGCCTGAAGGAAACCATGCAGACTGGcgttgctgctgctgataaaaag AGCCAAGAGGAGGTGGACGAGGGCGTCCAGCGAGTGGGTGTCACAGCCAGCAAGATCTCTGGTGAAGCCCAGAACAAGGCCGAGCGGCTGGGGGTCGACCTGGCCAAATTACTGCTGAGCAAAGGAGCCAAGGAGATCCTGACGGTGGCCAGGCAGCTCAACGACGCCAGATAA
- the arcn1b gene encoding coatomer subunit delta yields the protein MVLLAAAVCTKAGKAIVSRQFVEMTRTRIEGLLAAFPKLMNTGKQHTFVETDSVRYVYQPLEKLYMVLITTKNSNILEDLETLRLFSRVIPEYCRVLEESEISEHCFDLIFAFDEIVALGYRENVNLAQIRTFTEMDSHEEKVFRAVRETQEREAKAEMRRKAKELQQARRDAERSGKKVPAFGGFGSAGMTSISSGSIITDTIVEPEKPKITPAPVRPSGPSKALKLGAKGKEVDNFVDKLKSEGETIMPSTGKRGSDVSKALPPPVNVESVHLRVEEKITLTCGRDGGLQNMEVIGMVTLRVTDDKNGRIRLIINNNDNKGLQLQTHPNVDKKLFTAESVVGLKNPEKSFPLNNDVGVLKWRLQTTDESLIPLTINCWPSESGSGCDVNIEYELQEDSLELNDVVISIPVPSGVGAPVIGDLDGEYKHDSRRNVLEWCLPVIDANNKTGSLEFSIAGQPNDFFPISVTFVSKRNYCDIQVTKVTHVDGDSSVRFSSETSFVVDKYEIL from the exons ATG GTGCTGTTGGCAGCGGCGGTGTGCACCAAGGCTGGCAAAGCCATTGTATCACGGCAGTTTGTGGAAATGACCCGGACGCGTATTGAGGGTCTCCTGGCTGCATTCCCCAAACTGATGAACACTGGCAAGCAGCACACCTTTGTGGAAACAGACAGTGTTCGCTACGTGTACCAGCCACTAGAGAAACTCTACATGGTCCTCATCACCACCAAGAACAGCAACATCCTGGAGGACCTGGAGACTCTCAGACTCTTCTCTCGCGTG ATCCCAGAATACTGCCGCGTGCTGGAGGAGAGTGAAATCTCAGAGCACTGTTTTGACCTGATCTTTGCCTTCGATGAGATTGTGGCACTTGGCTACAGAGAGAACGTCAACCTGGCTCAAATCCGCACTTTCACAGAGATGGACTCCCATGAGGAGAAGGTTTTCCGTGCTGTCAGAGAG ACCCAGGAGAGAGAGGCCAAggcagagatgaggaggaaggccaaggagctgcagcaggctAGACGGGATGCTGAGCGCTCGGGAAAGAAGGTGCCAGCTTTCGGTGGCTTCGGCAGCGCTGGCATGACCAGCATCTCCTCAGGGTCCATCATCACAGACACCATCGTCGAACCGGAGAAGCCCAAAATCACACCGGCTCCAGTCAG ACCAAGTGGACCCAGTAAGGCTCTGAAACTGGGAGCTAAAGGAAAAGAGGTGGACAACTTTGTCGACAAGCTCAAGTCTGAAGGTGAAACCATCATGCCTAGCACAGGAAAGAGGGGCTCAGATGTATCTAAAGCTCTACCACCACCAGTCAACGTGGAAAG tgtgcaTCTGCGTGTGGAGGAGAAGATCACGCTGACTTGCGGTCGTGATGGCGGCCTACAGAACATGGAGGTGATCGGTATGGTGACGCTCCGAGTCACAGACGACAAGAATGGACGTATCCGCCTCATTATCAACAATAATGACAACAAGGGACTGCAGCTGCAA ACACATCCCAATGTGGACAAGAAGTTGTTCACCGCTGAATCAGTGGTTGGCCTGAAGAACCCAGAGAAGTCCTTCCCGCTCAACAATGATGTCGGCGTGCTGAAGTGGAGATTACAGACCACAGACGAGTCCCTCATACCTCTAACCA TTAACTGCTGGCCTTCAGAGAGCGGTAGTGGCTGTGATGTTAACATTGAGTAcgagctgcaggaggacagcCTCGAGCTCAACGACGTGGTCATCAGCATCCCTGTACC GTCTGGTGTGGGAGCTCCAGTGATTGGTGATCTGGATGGAGAGTACAAACACGACAGCAGGCGAAACGTTCTCGAGTGGTGCCTACCTGTCATCGATGCCAACAACAAGACCGGCAGCCTGGAGTTCAGCATTGCCGGACAGCCCAATGACTTCTTCCCTATCAGTGTGACCTTTGTGTCCAAGCGCAACTACTGCGACATCCAG GTTACCAAAGTGACTCACGTAGATGGCGACAGCTCCGTTAGATTCTCTTCGGAAACCTCCTTTGTTGTCGACAAATATGAAATCCTGTAA